From one Triticum aestivum cultivar Chinese Spring chromosome 4B, IWGSC CS RefSeq v2.1, whole genome shotgun sequence genomic stretch:
- the LOC123094417 gene encoding uncharacterized protein — MAKYAEMLDMGVRIAARFHSHCPQTARMYYKPPQSASTSGAAEAGTTDRRAAGFDGGEDVAAAFRPFAASGALGAGVQPRFGFDTAQVVIYEVV, encoded by the coding sequence ATGGCCAAGTACGCGGAGATGCTGGACATGGGCGTGCGCATCGCGGCCAGGTTCCACTCCCACTGCCCGCAGACCGCGCGCATGTACTACAAGCCGCCGCAGTCCGCCTCCACGTCGGGCGCCGCCGAGGCCGGCACGACGGACCGGAGGGCCGCCGGCTTCGACGGCGGCGAGGACGTGGCTGCTGCCTTCCGGCCCTTCGCCGCCTCGGGAGCTCTCGGCGCCGGCGTCCAGCCGCGGTTCGGCTTCGACACCGCGCAGGTCGTCATCTACGAGGTCGTATGA